One window of Etheostoma spectabile isolate EspeVRDwgs_2016 chromosome 6, UIUC_Espe_1.0, whole genome shotgun sequence genomic DNA carries:
- the LOC116690587 gene encoding uncharacterized protein LOC116690587 isoform X2, which produces MDDSSASAPWHRRSKPLGKVRRRVQDLRISSPSCYDFIASRTALDLSHNESARLAVDSLLSRGLEGYHEVLNTEGEVDFLSQLEKIYILENGRDGNTADPGASDESDTEFDRVSAGSQSVTQCTAVSTDSDPFLESLDLSSQKDVKQTDPALEKPDVEVYFQSDNRAASMKDLVREFLRKAGMALAIVMDSFSDVELLCDLLEASRKRSVSVYLLLDHLHLNLFISMWQELKLNSKYFPKLSVHSVDDRPTVPRQQELLVDAESFIISDWTEVLTGSYSFSWLSWQTHRSLAVLLKGRAVTPFHQEFLRLHSSSKPIPGFDTFIPVPHSLPLYTTLDAAQSTYNDPSKSKPSQKTTCPKAQKEDGQDTQTKAKIPVLSNSPSAELECSKSKTQLLLRAGAGTQMHEKSPQLCLKSLIQPGSLQSVSVGEHPTGAGFTQLGPQTHVEFLEKNPPQIQSHSNPLSQPHVSNVQSHHFLTATAEKNARAQESNPLHTASPTHNQHRLLSYQSTFRTNLEPHYVGTEGLFFHQRNRNRLTENPGIGAGLDTQRQQWNYFLNFKPKADFLSDNPKVLPPFTLQQKQAKTDPWLPLTHPTGHTSILQTKVSSLGTRRQDHPQRPHQPTLQLHQTTEAPGSKSASLAMGAHLQPQLQSDSKLFLPGTGATQHLLAHTSQQSRPPPRLNWMSQSRTERPRPVARHSSFSSTYGTGQPTDGQVGWRPFHSSMNTSVRRSQSMAHRQVEWLN; this is translated from the exons ATGGATGACAGCAGTGCGTCAGCGCCTTGGCACCGGAGATCAAAACCCCTGGGGAAGGTGAGGCGACGGGTTCAAGACCTCCGCATCTCTTCCCCCTCTTGCTATGACTTCATAGCCAGCAGAACGGCGTTGGACCTGAGCCATAACGAGAGCGCCCGGCTGGCGGTGGACTCCCTGCTCAGCCGCGGCTTAGAGGGATACCACGAGGTGTTGAACACAGAGGGAGAAGTAGACTTTCTGTCCCAGCTGGAGAAGATTTACATCCTGGAAAATGGGAGGGATGGAAACACAG CTGATCCTGGTGCATCTGATGAAAGTGACACAGAGTTTGACCGCGTGTCTGCTGGATCCCAGTCTGTCACACAATGTACTGCAGTGTCCACAGACAGTGATCCCTTTTTGGAAAGTTTGGACCTGAGCAGCCAAAAAG ATGTAAAGCAGACTGACCCTGCCCTGGAAAAGCCAGATGTCGaggtttattttcagtctgacaACAGGGCAGCCAGCATGAAAGACCTGGTCAGAGAGTTCCTCAGAAAGGCtggaatg GCCCTGGCCATAGTGATGGACAGCTTCAGTGACGTAGAGCTGCTCTGTGATCTTCTGGAGGCGAGCAGGAAGAGGAGTGTGTCTGTTTATCTGCTGCTGGATCATCTCCACCTGAACCTGTTCATCAGCATGTGGCAGGAACTCAAACTCAACAGCAAATACTTTCCT aAACTGTCAGTACACAGTGTGGATGACAGACCTACTGTGCCAAGACAGCAGGAACTACTGGTCGATGCTGAGAGTTTTATCATCTCGGACTGGACTGAGGTGCTGACTGGCTcctacag TTTCTCCTGGCTGTCCTGGCAGACCCATCGTAGTCTTGCTGTTCTTCTAAAGGGCCGCGCAGTCACACCTTTCCATCAGGAATTCCTCCGGCTACATTCCAGCTCCAAACCCATCCCCGGCTTTGATACTTTTATCCCAGTgcctcactctctccctctttacACCACATTAGATGCAGCTCAAAGCACTTACAATGATCCCAGTAAGTCAAAACCAAGCCAAAAAACAACATGCCCCAAGGCTCAGAAGGAAGACGGTCAAGACActcaaacaaaagcaaaaatacCTGTTTTATCCAATTCACCGAGTGCAGAATTGGAGTGCAGCAAGAGTAAGACCCAACTTCTACTCAGAGCAGGCGCTGGCACACAAATGCATGAAAAATCTCCACAATTGTGCCTAAAATCTCTTATTCAACCAGGGTCACTGCAGAGTGTATCTGTGGGAGAGCATCCAACAGGGGCTGGCTTCACACAGCTCGGACCACAAACACATGTGGAGTTTCTGGAGAAGAATCCACCCCAGATCCAGAGTCACTCAAACCCTCTCAGTCAGCCCCATGTCTCAAATGTCCAGTCTCACCACTTCCTCACTGCTACAGCTGAGAAGAATGCGAGGGCACAAGAGTCAAACCCTCTACACACTGCTTCCCCAACACACAATCAGCACAGGCTTCTCAGCTATCAATCAACTTTCAGGACTAATCTCGAGCCCCATTATGTGGGTACTGAAGGTCTTTTCTTTCACCAAAGGAATAGGAACAGATTGACAGAGAATCCTGGGATTGGTGCAGGTctagacacacaaagacaacaatGGAATTACTTCCTTAACTTTAAACCAAAGGCAGACTTTCTATCTGATAATCCCAAAGTCCTGCCTCCTTTCACACTACAGCAAAAACAAGCAAAGACAGACCCGTGGCTTCCTTTAACCCACCCGACGGGACACACATCTATACTACAAACTAAAGTGTCCTCTCTAGGAACCAGGAGGCAAGATCACCCCCAGAGGCCTCACCAACCCACCCTCCAGTTGCACCAAACCACAGAGGCTCCAGGTTCAAAGTCAGCGTCATTAGCCATGGGAGCTCATCTTCAACCTCAGCTCCAGTCAGACTCCAAGCTGTTCTTACCAGGTACAGGAGCCACACAACATCTACTTGCCCACACTTCCCAGCAGTCGAGGCCCCCTCCAAGACTGAACTGGATGAGCCAGAGTCGCACTGAGAGACCCAGACCTGTGGCTCGCcacagctccttcagcagcaccTACGGGACGGGACAGCCAACGGACGGACAGGTGGGCTGGAGGCCGTTTCATAGCAGCATGAATACATCGGTAAGAAGGAGCCAGAGCATGGCTCACAGACAAGTAGAATGGTTGAATTAA
- the derl1 gene encoding derlin-1, translating into MSDIGDWFKSIPLITRYWFAASIVVPFIGKLGLVDFRNLMLFPELVLSRFHLWRPVTATLYFPITPNTGFLYMVNLYFLYHYSTRLETGAFDGRPADYVFMLFFNWICIVITGMLMNMRLLMIPLIMSVLYVWAQFNKDTIVSFWFGTRFKAHYLPWVILVFNFIIGGSFVNELTGNLVGHLYFFLMFKYPMDLGGRSFLSTPEFLYRFFPNRRGGVSGFGVPPSRPAAPEQAGGGGGRGRYNWGQGFRLGGE; encoded by the exons ATGTCGGATATCGGGGACTGGTTCAAAAGCATCCCTCTCATCACCCGGTACTGGTTTGCTGCCTCGATTGTTGTTCCCTTTATTGGAAAACTAGGATTGGTTGATTTCAGGAATCTCATGCTGTTTCCAGAGCTGGTCTTAAGCAGATTTCAT CTCTGGAGACCAGTGACTGCCACCTTGTATTTCCCAATTACTCCTAATACTGGTTTTCTGTACATGGTCAACCTGTACTTCCTTTACCACTACTCCACTCGACTAGAGACAG GGGCGTTTGATGGCAGACCTGCAGACTATGTCTTCATGCTCTTTTTCAACTGGATCTGCATAGTT ATAACTGGGATGCTGATGAACATGCGG CTGCTGATGATCCCACTGATCATGTCGGTGCTCTATGTCTGGGCTCAGTTCAACAAAGACACCATTGTGTCCTTCTGGTTCGGAACACGGTTTAAG GCACACTATCTACCTTGGGTCATCCTCGTCTTCAACTTCATCATCGGAGGCTC GTTTGTGAATGAACTGACAGGGAACCTGGTGGGTCACCTCTACTTCTTCCTCATGTTCAAATACCCCATGGACCTGGGAGGACGCTCTTTCCTCTCCACACCTGAGTTCTT GTATCGGTTCTTCCCTAACCGGAGGGGAGGGGTGTCGGGCTTTGGAGTCCCTCCCAGCAGACCAGCTGCCCCAGAGCAGgccggaggaggaggaggaagagggcgTTATAACTGGGGCCAAGGCTTTCGCCTGGGGGGTGAATAA
- the LOC116690587 gene encoding uncharacterized protein LOC116690587 isoform X1 — protein MDDSSASAPWHRRSKPLGKVRRRVQDLRISSPSCYDFIASRTALDLSHNESARLAVDSLLSRGLEGYHEVLNTEGEVDFLSQLEKIYILENGRDGNTGSDPGASDESDTEFDRVSAGSQSVTQCTAVSTDSDPFLESLDLSSQKDVKQTDPALEKPDVEVYFQSDNRAASMKDLVREFLRKAGMALAIVMDSFSDVELLCDLLEASRKRSVSVYLLLDHLHLNLFISMWQELKLNSKYFPKLSVHSVDDRPTVPRQQELLVDAESFIISDWTEVLTGSYSFSWLSWQTHRSLAVLLKGRAVTPFHQEFLRLHSSSKPIPGFDTFIPVPHSLPLYTTLDAAQSTYNDPSKSKPSQKTTCPKAQKEDGQDTQTKAKIPVLSNSPSAELECSKSKTQLLLRAGAGTQMHEKSPQLCLKSLIQPGSLQSVSVGEHPTGAGFTQLGPQTHVEFLEKNPPQIQSHSNPLSQPHVSNVQSHHFLTATAEKNARAQESNPLHTASPTHNQHRLLSYQSTFRTNLEPHYVGTEGLFFHQRNRNRLTENPGIGAGLDTQRQQWNYFLNFKPKADFLSDNPKVLPPFTLQQKQAKTDPWLPLTHPTGHTSILQTKVSSLGTRRQDHPQRPHQPTLQLHQTTEAPGSKSASLAMGAHLQPQLQSDSKLFLPGTGATQHLLAHTSQQSRPPPRLNWMSQSRTERPRPVARHSSFSSTYGTGQPTDGQVGWRPFHSSMNTSVRRSQSMAHRQVEWLN, from the exons ATGGATGACAGCAGTGCGTCAGCGCCTTGGCACCGGAGATCAAAACCCCTGGGGAAGGTGAGGCGACGGGTTCAAGACCTCCGCATCTCTTCCCCCTCTTGCTATGACTTCATAGCCAGCAGAACGGCGTTGGACCTGAGCCATAACGAGAGCGCCCGGCTGGCGGTGGACTCCCTGCTCAGCCGCGGCTTAGAGGGATACCACGAGGTGTTGAACACAGAGGGAGAAGTAGACTTTCTGTCCCAGCTGGAGAAGATTTACATCCTGGAAAATGGGAGGGATGGAAACACAGGTt CTGATCCTGGTGCATCTGATGAAAGTGACACAGAGTTTGACCGCGTGTCTGCTGGATCCCAGTCTGTCACACAATGTACTGCAGTGTCCACAGACAGTGATCCCTTTTTGGAAAGTTTGGACCTGAGCAGCCAAAAAG ATGTAAAGCAGACTGACCCTGCCCTGGAAAAGCCAGATGTCGaggtttattttcagtctgacaACAGGGCAGCCAGCATGAAAGACCTGGTCAGAGAGTTCCTCAGAAAGGCtggaatg GCCCTGGCCATAGTGATGGACAGCTTCAGTGACGTAGAGCTGCTCTGTGATCTTCTGGAGGCGAGCAGGAAGAGGAGTGTGTCTGTTTATCTGCTGCTGGATCATCTCCACCTGAACCTGTTCATCAGCATGTGGCAGGAACTCAAACTCAACAGCAAATACTTTCCT aAACTGTCAGTACACAGTGTGGATGACAGACCTACTGTGCCAAGACAGCAGGAACTACTGGTCGATGCTGAGAGTTTTATCATCTCGGACTGGACTGAGGTGCTGACTGGCTcctacag TTTCTCCTGGCTGTCCTGGCAGACCCATCGTAGTCTTGCTGTTCTTCTAAAGGGCCGCGCAGTCACACCTTTCCATCAGGAATTCCTCCGGCTACATTCCAGCTCCAAACCCATCCCCGGCTTTGATACTTTTATCCCAGTgcctcactctctccctctttacACCACATTAGATGCAGCTCAAAGCACTTACAATGATCCCAGTAAGTCAAAACCAAGCCAAAAAACAACATGCCCCAAGGCTCAGAAGGAAGACGGTCAAGACActcaaacaaaagcaaaaatacCTGTTTTATCCAATTCACCGAGTGCAGAATTGGAGTGCAGCAAGAGTAAGACCCAACTTCTACTCAGAGCAGGCGCTGGCACACAAATGCATGAAAAATCTCCACAATTGTGCCTAAAATCTCTTATTCAACCAGGGTCACTGCAGAGTGTATCTGTGGGAGAGCATCCAACAGGGGCTGGCTTCACACAGCTCGGACCACAAACACATGTGGAGTTTCTGGAGAAGAATCCACCCCAGATCCAGAGTCACTCAAACCCTCTCAGTCAGCCCCATGTCTCAAATGTCCAGTCTCACCACTTCCTCACTGCTACAGCTGAGAAGAATGCGAGGGCACAAGAGTCAAACCCTCTACACACTGCTTCCCCAACACACAATCAGCACAGGCTTCTCAGCTATCAATCAACTTTCAGGACTAATCTCGAGCCCCATTATGTGGGTACTGAAGGTCTTTTCTTTCACCAAAGGAATAGGAACAGATTGACAGAGAATCCTGGGATTGGTGCAGGTctagacacacaaagacaacaatGGAATTACTTCCTTAACTTTAAACCAAAGGCAGACTTTCTATCTGATAATCCCAAAGTCCTGCCTCCTTTCACACTACAGCAAAAACAAGCAAAGACAGACCCGTGGCTTCCTTTAACCCACCCGACGGGACACACATCTATACTACAAACTAAAGTGTCCTCTCTAGGAACCAGGAGGCAAGATCACCCCCAGAGGCCTCACCAACCCACCCTCCAGTTGCACCAAACCACAGAGGCTCCAGGTTCAAAGTCAGCGTCATTAGCCATGGGAGCTCATCTTCAACCTCAGCTCCAGTCAGACTCCAAGCTGTTCTTACCAGGTACAGGAGCCACACAACATCTACTTGCCCACACTTCCCAGCAGTCGAGGCCCCCTCCAAGACTGAACTGGATGAGCCAGAGTCGCACTGAGAGACCCAGACCTGTGGCTCGCcacagctccttcagcagcaccTACGGGACGGGACAGCCAACGGACGGACAGGTGGGCTGGAGGCCGTTTCATAGCAGCATGAATACATCGGTAAGAAGGAGCCAGAGCATGGCTCACAGACAAGTAGAATGGTTGAATTAA
- the c6h8orf76 gene encoding uncharacterized protein C8orf76 homolog — protein MEIFGSTFDDSVFLEARDRVSVALSSYNAKLCEPEWFCESTALDTDDPLEKQKVFKFRGDLAVRQGNHQKALDAYSSCLEWIADNNLTIRRDVLEGMARCCTRLGQRDRALDLADLLSKEASNTCHLISLLLLKVSIYQHFGDIRSKMSSLQQLCSMLPFNPWHWYSLGQTCLQLLESAKTPGPCSPQRLASVEEQSEEQPEETAELDEDRIWLKACTCFIRTRLLLGILRQQQSSFVLQRTESTLQMTDEALQRLNPKETTLQALTEVVSEDLIPEKMREDYQDGESLASVCLQSFSARWWNKILRTGVLESDGCQHQTQSLYRPHQRPKDTD, from the exons ATGGAGATATTTGGAAGCACGTTTGATGATTCGGTGTTTTTGGAGGCGAGAGACCGAGTCTCCGTGGCTCTGTCGTCTTATAACGCCAAACTGTGTGAACCAGAG TGGTTCTGTGAGAGCACTGCTCTGGACACAGATGATCCTTTGGAGAAGCAGAAAGTCTTCAAGTTCAGAGGTGACTTGGCTGTGAGACAGGGAAACCATCAG AAAGCCTTGGATGCATACAGTAGCTGCCTGGAGTGGATTGCTGACAACAACCTGACTATCAGGAGAGATGTGCTGGAGGGAATGGCCCGATGCTGCACCagactgggacagagagacagggcgCTGGACTTGGCTGACTTACTG AGCAAAGAAGCCTCCAACACCTGTCACCTGATCAGCCTCCTGCTGCTCAAAGTCAGCATCTACCAGCATTTTGGAGACATACGATCAAAGATGTCGTCTCTGCAGCAGCTGTGTAGCATGCTGCCCTTCAACCCCTGGCACTGGTACAGCCTGGGACAGACGTGTCTGCAGCTGCTGGAGAGTGCCAAAACCCCCG GTCCGTGTTCCCCACAGAGATTGGCATCAGTAGAAGAACAGAGTGAGGAACAACCGGAAGAGACAGCAGAGCTGGATGAGGACAGAATCTGGCTGAAAGCGTGCACCTGTTTCATTAGGACGAG actCCTGTTGGGAATCCTTCGACAGCAGCAGTCCTCCTTTGTGCTGCAGCGCACTGAAAGCACCCTCCAGATGACAGATGAGGCGTTACAGAGGCTGAATCCCAAAGAAACCACCCTGCAGGCTCTCACTGAG GTGGTGTCAGAGGACCTGATCCCGGAGAAGATGAGGGAGGACTACCAGGACGGGGAGAGTCTGGccagtgtgtgtctgcagagCTTCAGTGCGCGCTGGTGGAACAAGATCTTACGGACTGGGGTGCTAGAGAGTGATGGCTGTCAACATCAGACGCAGTCACTGTACAGACCCCATCAAAGACCAAAAGACACTGACTGA
- the tbc1d31 gene encoding TBC1 domain family member 31 translates to MEVTDIGNKEEGKVWHRKPTPGKSVLVTVVRTAQQAKTVRFLHVAFDTTGDSFLAGDHHGNIYVFDISRNRFRLVQKTGQACTALAFSLRRTTEFLVALADYTIKCFDKDTKQLVSWMRGHEGSVSSISVHSSGRYAISTSSDTAQLWDLDTFQRKRKLNIRQSVGIQRVFFLPLSNTILSCFSDDSIFAWESDMLICKYQLPVLDCGPKISYKAFAVTRDGKSLAAGGRSNLLHLWCLDSKQLIRVIQMPTQVRTVRQLEFLPDSFDGGASQALGVLSQDGLMRFINIHTCKLLFHMGSHDDAITSAAVSPNGRHVVAIMDNGSINVYSVQSLTQEVNKPPPSQVAVVSGGGADDQDLSNVKVKVRSEVVQRPAKSLGRRTQVKVLRPPAGSTAEDKENELPAGLNKKRLVALLKAFGEYPAKYRMFVWRSLLCLPENHAAYSSLTDKGLHSAYLALNDKYPIKSHKLQRGLQRVLSAFAHWAAIFGEVEYLPLVAFPFVKLFQNNPMLCFEVVATVIVNWGQHWFEYFPNPPLNILSMVENVLAHHDKELLQHLVDCGITSQLYVWPLLETLFSEVLTRDEWLRLFDNIFSNHPSFLLVTCVAYITCCREPLLLCSQKQDFEYFFHHRNNLDLGAMIKEAYRLMCSTPADIHPRTMLSDFTPLTKGQYPVFNHYPQFIVDYQSREREKIRLQEMEYRRERQEVSAMHADFVRRQAKEETYYAQQELLQKAEEQRRNILAQEEEKLTQQRAKLAAMKRELKVKELQLLDETKRRFLKHQQDLRASQVQRLDLEISRKMALRERETAAAVQDLEVRQMELEAQRRRLEQHLFKEQERMGREVEEETEVRMRRAEQEDDRYGELLHCTETNTQVLQESLAEACQLGLDSDWQREVAERLQKVDAEQEKKRERLAELHRQTLAEEQRLADTVRDVAGRKWDEVMSSRAHLQEQQLSRSTADKDGQKLTGVRSLCSTRGPPPRASGTTAVNVGSSAAGPAVRHNSATSPKQAGTNMVCLNSSSPSESTATNFSLDRGRAQLDSSERQLLKEVRELRQKLAARAREGSSASSQSVLTLSSVSP, encoded by the exons atggaagtgACGGACATCGGAAACAAAGAAGAGGGGAAAGTCTGGCATCGAAAACCAACACCAGGCAAAAG TGTGTTAGTGACGGTGGTCCGCACTGCTCAGCAGGCCAAGACGGTGCGTTTCCTCCATGTGGCCTTTGACACCACAGGAGACTCCTTCCTGGCTGGAgatcaccatggcaacatctACGTCTTTGACATCAGTAGGAACAG ATTTCGTCTGGTGCAGAAGACAGGACAGGCCTGCACTGCTCTGGCATTCAGCCTTCGCAGGACCACAGAGTTCCTTGTGGCTCTGGCTGACTACACCATCAAATGCTTTGACAAAG aCACAAAGCAGCTGGTCAGTTGGATGCGGGGTCACGAGGGGTCAGTTTCCTCCATCTCTGTCCACAGCTCAGGCCGCTACGCCATCAGCACGTCCTCAGACACGGCTCAGCTCTGGGATCTGGACACCTtccagagaaagaggaagctcAACATCCGACAGTCTGTTGGCATTCAGAGG gtGTTTTTCCTGCCTCTCAGTAACACCATCCTCAGCTGTTTTAGTGATGACTCCATCTTTGCTTGGGAGAGCGACATGCTGATCTGCAAATACCAGCTCCCTGTCCTCGACTGCGGACCCAAAATCTCCTACAAGGCCTTTGCTGTCACACG TGATGGTAAGAGCCTTGCTGCTGGTGGGCGCTCCAACCTGCTGCACCTGTGGTGTCTGGACAGCAAACAGTTGATCAGGGTGATTCAGATGCCCACACAGGTCCGAACCGTCCGACAGCTGGAATTCCTGCCCGACAGCTTTGACGGAGGAGCCAGCCAG GCACTAGGTGTACTGAGCCAGGACGGCTTGATGCGTTTCATTAACATTCACACCTGCAAGCTGCTTTTCCACATGGGTTCCCATGATGACGCCATCACCTCAGCGGCGGTCAGCCCTAACGGCCGACATGTTGTGGCCATCATGGATAATGGCAGCATCAATGTCTACAGTGTTCAGAGTCTCACACAGGAAGTCAACAAG CCTCCTCCCTCCCAGGTGGCGGTGGTCTCTGGTGGTGGAGCTGATGATCAGGACTTGTCTAACGTAAAGGTCAAGGTCAGGTCCGAGGTGGTTCAGAGACCTGCCAAGAGCTTGGGTAGGCGGACACAGGTGAAGGTACTTAGACCCCCCGCGGGGTCTACAGCTGAGGATAAAGAG AATGAACTACCTGCTGGTCTGAATAAGAAGAGACTGGTGGCTCTGCTCAAGGCTTTTGGAGAGTATCCTGCTAAATACAG GATGTTTGTATGGCGGTCTTTGTTGTGTCTCCCAGAGAACCATGCGGCGTACAGCAGTCTGACTGATAAAGGTCTGCATTCAGCCTACCTCGCTCTGAATGATAAATACCCCATTAAAAGTCACAAGCTACAGAGGGGACTGcagag GGTTTTGTCTGCCTTTGCTCACTGGGCAGCCATCTTTGGAGAGGTGGAGTACCTTCCCCTGGTAGCCTTCCCTTTCGTCAAGCTCTTCCAGAATAACCCGATGCTCTGCTTTGAGGTGGTGGCCACTGTCATAG TGAATTGGGGTCAGCATTGGTTCGAGTACTTCCCCAACCCTCCTCTGAACATCCTGAGCATGGTGGAGAACGTTCTGGCTCATCATGACAAGGAACTGCTGCAGCACCTGGTGGACTGTGGCATCACCTCCCAG CTCTACGTGTGGCCCCTGCTGGAGACTTTGTTCTCAGAGGTTTTGACTCGCGATGAGTGGCTCCGACTCTTTGATAATATCTTCTCCAACCATCCATCATTCCTGCTCGTCACCTGTGTGGCCTACATCACCTGCTGCCGTGAGCCTCTGCTGCTCTGCTCCCAGAAACAGGACTTTGAG TATTTTTTCCACCACCGTAACAACCTGGATTTGGGAGCCATGATAAAGGAAGCGTACCGGCTCATGTGCAGCACACCAGCTGACATCCATCCCAGGACTATGCTGTCTGACTTCACACCACTGACCAAAGGCCAGTACCCCGTGTTCAACCACTACCCCCAATTCATAGTGGATTACCAGAGCCGGGAGAGGGAGAAGATACGACTGCAGGAGATGGAGTATCGCCGCGAGAG GCAGGAGGTGTCAGCCATGCACGCAGATTTTGTGCGTCGCCAAGCTAAAGAGGAGACCTATTACGCACAACAG GAGCTGCTGCAGAAGGCTGAGGAACAGCGCAGAAACATCCTGGCACAAGAAGAGGAAAAACTAACACAGCAGAGGGCAAA GTTGGCAGCCATGAAGAGAGAGCTGAAGGTGAAGGAGTTACAGCTGCTGGATGAAACTAAAAGACGTTTCCTCAAACATCAACAGGACCTGAGAGCCTCACAGGTCCAAAGACTAGACCTGGAGATCAGTAGAAAG ATGGCTCTCCGGGAGCGAGAGACAGCTGCAGCAGTCCAGGATCTAGAAGTCCGACAGATGGAGCTGGAGGCTCAGAGGAGACGACTCGAGCAG CACCTGTTCAAGGAGCAGGAGCGAATGGGACGGGAGGTCGAGGAGGAGACCGAAGTGAGGATGAGGAGGGCAGAACAAGAGGATGATAGATACGGAGAGCTGCTACACTGCACAGAGACAAACACGCAG gtcctGCAGGAGTCCCTGGCTGAGGCGTGCCAGCTGGGCTTGGACTCTGACTGGCAGAGAGAGGTGGCGGAGCGCCTGCAGAAAGTCGATGCCgagcaggagaagaagagggagagactGGCAGAGCTTCACAGGCAAACCCTGGCAGAGGAGCAGAGGCTGGCTGACACTGTGAGAGATGTGGCAGGAAGGAAG TGGGATGAAGTGATGAGTTCCAGAGCCCATTTACAGGAACAGCAGCTGTCCCGGTCTACAGCAGACAAAG ATGGCCAGAAACTGACAGGGGTAAGATCCCTGTGTTCCACCAGAGGACCTCCTCCTAGAGCCAGTGGCACCACTGCTGTTAATGTTGGAAGCAGCGCTGCAGGTCCAGCAGTCAGACACAACTCTGCCACCAGCCCAAAGCAGGCAGGAACCAACATGGTGTGTCTGAACAGCAGCTCACCGTCAGAGAGCACAGCCACCAACT TTTCCCTGGACCGAGGCCGGGCCCAGCTGGACAGCAGCGAGAGACAACTGCTGAAGGAAGTCAGagaactgagacagaagctggcGGCTAGAGCCAGAGAGGGCAGCTCTGCCTCCTCACAGTCTGTCCTCACACTGTCCTCTGTCTCGCCGTGA
- the LOC116691171 gene encoding fucolectin-1 — MLWTLLTVSLIGSAQSGRTQSEDRRLNGTTSQSTNYLSYTADRAIDGDLEKCAHTLDRNNSWWTIDLLGVYRISNITIYNTEQLNTDMSGAQIHIGFSRRKNGTDNPLQKTIQNFKKNHFNNYVFNTTVLGRYITVFLPNQAKHLILCEVMIFGTRKESRFKLVKEKMRWDEALYYCRDRDMDLASIVGEETQVWADLEARKAETPFVWLGLRYTCTLNFWFWVDDQRLTFNHWAPDSKTEECDMSVAMEKQKDHFWYSKPDNEMFNFICAK; from the exons ATGCTGTGGACTCTATTGACCGTTTCTCTGATTG GAAGTGCACAAAGCGGTAGAACACAAAGCG AAGACAGAAGACTTAATGGAACAACATCTCAGTCAACAAACTATTTAAGCTATACCGCTGACAGAGCTATTGATGGGGATCTGGAAAAATGTGCTCACACACTGGATCGGAACAACTCCTGGTGGACAATTGACCTGCTTGGTGTCTACAGAATTTCTAACATCACTATCTACAACACTGAACAACTTAATACTGACATGAGCGGTGCTCAGATCCACATTGGATTCTCTCGTCGGAAAAACGGCACTGACAACCCATT GCAGAAAACCATCCAAAACTTCAAGAAAAACCATTTCAACAACTATGTATTTAATACAACAGTGTTGGGGCGTTACATCACGGTCTTCTTACCAAATCAAGCCAAGCATTTAATTCTGTGTGAAGTGATGATCTTCGGCACAAGAAAAG AATCACGCTTTAAGCTGGTCAAAGAGAAGATGAGGTGGGACGAGGCCCTGTACTACTGCAGGGACAGAGACATGGACCTGGCTTCCATTGTTGGTGAAGAGACCCAGGTCTGGGCTGATTTGGAGGCCCGGAAGGCTGAAACTCCTTTTGTGTGGCTGGGCCTTCGTTACACCTGCACCCTCAACTTCTGGTTCTGGGTCGATGATCAGCGCTTAACATTCAATCACTGGGCTCCAGATAGTAAGACAGAAGAGTGTGACATGAGTGTTGCcatggaaaaacaaaaggacCATTTCTGGTACAGCAAGCCGGACAACGAGATGTTTAATTTCATTTGTGCAAAGTAG